A genomic stretch from Fibrobacter sp. UWB13 includes:
- the folE gene encoding GTP cyclohydrolase I FolE: MDFKKMEDGFRMILEGMGEDPNREGLIDTPKRVAKMYAELMTSLTGEMKAEDILKTRFHEKYDEMIIVPDIQFASMCEHHFLPFTGKAHVAYIPGDCVVGLSKIPRVVEYYARMPQIQERMTRQIAELIQKVLQPKGVAVVLEASHMCMTMRGVKKPGAMMVTTQLLGRFKTDEKTRAEFMSRIYAPR; this comes from the coding sequence ATGGATTTTAAGAAAATGGAAGACGGCTTCCGGATGATTCTGGAAGGCATGGGCGAAGACCCTAACCGCGAAGGCCTTATCGATACGCCGAAACGTGTTGCAAAGATGTACGCCGAGCTCATGACTAGCCTTACGGGTGAAATGAAGGCCGAAGACATCCTCAAGACGCGTTTCCACGAAAAGTACGATGAAATGATTATCGTGCCGGACATCCAGTTTGCAAGCATGTGCGAACACCACTTTTTGCCGTTTACAGGCAAGGCTCACGTGGCCTATATTCCGGGTGATTGTGTGGTCGGTCTTTCGAAGATCCCGCGCGTGGTGGAATATTACGCTCGCATGCCGCAGATTCAGGAACGCATGACGCGCCAGATTGCAGAACTTATTCAAAAAGTGCTCCAGCCGAAGGGCGTTGCCGTGGTTCTCGAAGCTTCGCACATGTGCATGACGATGCGTGGTGTGAAAAAGCCGGGTGCCATGATGGTCACGACGCAGCTCCTCGGACGCTTCAAGACGGACGAAAAGACTCGCGCCGAATTCATGTCCCGCATCTACGCCCCGCGTTAA
- a CDS encoding FKBP-type peptidyl-prolyl cis-trans isomerase, protein MPIFFVGSALVACGGSKSAPAVDSNPVPAPAEVKEASSAPDLTPVPEPTEPQEQKVFLDNAVDRYSYALGVDFGRAVSNINVPVKLDVLMDAMRDVLDSSREILMTDSQSEAALQDLLNQMQMQKDIDEAAAARKALSDQAAFLSKNIQDPRIWVTKKGVQYLMLKEGTGIKPKLTDKVQVHYVGTLLNGTEFDNSVKRGAPMEFAVTSVIEGWQDLLLEMKVGEKVKAWIPSALAYGEAGAPPLIPPNALLVFEVELLQVFPAK, encoded by the coding sequence TTGCCAATATTTTTTGTGGGGAGCGCTCTTGTGGCTTGCGGAGGTAGTAAATCTGCTCCCGCAGTTGATTCAAATCCGGTTCCTGCGCCTGCAGAGGTTAAAGAAGCCTCTAGTGCACCTGATTTGACCCCTGTTCCGGAACCAACTGAACCTCAGGAACAAAAAGTATTTTTGGACAATGCGGTTGACCGTTATAGTTATGCGCTTGGTGTAGACTTCGGCAGGGCTGTTTCGAATATTAATGTTCCTGTTAAGCTGGATGTCCTTATGGATGCCATGCGAGATGTCTTAGATTCCTCTCGCGAGATCCTTATGACGGATTCCCAGTCCGAGGCTGCGCTTCAGGACTTGCTCAACCAGATGCAAATGCAAAAGGATATTGATGAGGCCGCTGCTGCACGTAAGGCTTTAAGTGACCAGGCGGCGTTCCTTTCGAAGAATATTCAGGATCCGAGAATCTGGGTCACGAAAAAAGGCGTGCAATATTTAATGCTTAAGGAAGGTACCGGAATCAAGCCGAAGCTGACCGACAAGGTGCAAGTCCATTACGTGGGAACGCTTCTCAACGGAACGGAATTTGACAATAGCGTCAAGCGCGGTGCCCCGATGGAATTTGCGGTGACTTCTGTCATCGAAGGCTGGCAGGATTTGCTCTTGGAAATGAAGGTCGGTGAAAAGGTAAAGGCTTGGATCCCGAGTGCTTTAGCCTATGGTGAAGCCGGTGCTCCGCCTTTAATTCCGCCTAATGCGCTCCTTGTGTTCGAGGTGGAGCTGTTGCAGGTATTCCCGGCGAAGTAG
- a CDS encoding SIR2 family protein: protein MMQSNCYRRIFVLGSGFSKSFSPQMPTLRDLNELIPFGIPDEFPHFRDYCKRFLTLCNGDSDYLGIEPLATSILSAQIFPGERERLYHASLRFELLRFIASVIRRDNDVLDESAAAILKKFLVSCENDSASGSRETLLLSFNYDTLIETAIAKDKELSEQVSVDYGVKIDPADRSAKRGKSNRTIDLIKLHGSLNWFPVKGASDELDLKNVCEVEPQDRSFPIYCEDTPIFIPMAHAKESFLRGSLFNLLWSKADYYLKNAEEIYFIGYGFPKTDINNLEFLLRHRDRFKKVVIFEHDGSHDLQRLQKLLGESLVESCDAKEFLEKLK, encoded by the coding sequence ATGATGCAATCGAATTGTTATCGCCGTATTTTTGTACTTGGTTCTGGTTTTAGCAAGTCCTTCTCGCCGCAGATGCCCACGCTCCGCGACTTGAACGAACTTATCCCTTTTGGAATCCCGGACGAGTTTCCGCATTTTCGCGATTATTGCAAGCGCTTTTTGACGCTCTGCAACGGCGATAGCGATTATTTGGGCATTGAGCCTTTGGCAACGTCTATTCTTTCGGCGCAGATTTTCCCGGGCGAGCGTGAACGCCTTTACCATGCATCGCTCCGTTTTGAACTGTTGCGTTTTATTGCAAGCGTCATCCGTCGCGATAACGATGTGCTTGATGAATCTGCTGCTGCGATTCTCAAGAAATTTTTGGTGTCTTGCGAAAACGATTCAGCGTCAGGTTCTCGCGAGACGCTGTTGCTTTCGTTCAATTACGACACGCTTATTGAAACTGCAATTGCCAAGGATAAGGAACTTAGCGAACAAGTTTCCGTCGATTATGGCGTAAAAATTGACCCTGCCGACCGTTCGGCAAAACGTGGCAAATCCAACCGCACTATAGACCTTATCAAACTGCACGGCTCGCTCAATTGGTTCCCCGTCAAGGGCGCAAGTGACGAACTCGATTTGAAAAACGTCTGTGAAGTCGAACCGCAGGACCGCAGTTTCCCCATCTACTGCGAAGACACGCCCATCTTCATTCCGATGGCGCATGCCAAGGAATCTTTCTTGCGCGGGAGTCTTTTCAACTTGCTTTGGTCTAAGGCCGATTACTACCTGAAAAATGCCGAAGAGATTTACTTTATCGGTTACGGTTTCCCGAAGACGGACATCAACAATCTGGAGTTCCTGTTGCGTCATCGAGACCGCTTCAAGAAGGTGGTCATCTTTGAACACGATGGCAGCCATGACTTACAACGCTTGCAGAAACTGCTTGGCGAAAGTCTCGTCGAGTCTTGCGACGCTAAGGAATTTTTAGAGAAGCTGAAGTAG
- a CDS encoding esterase — MKSKIFKGVILASAIAFINCGDDSATSPLSSTGDISSSSIESTAESSSSDDKCLASSLPNACGDAPVSSSDIAPTSSSEIAPASSSDEAPVSSADAPSSSSDVQSSSGDVASSSSEAQSSSSEQVSSSSEAPKGIFLASGKEEEKDQLKVVYKTNTGWDNKGILAYPEQLSSDQKHGVVVWGPGGGTEPGAYEGMIRRLASHGFVVIALSVSPGDATQASKAIDWLENKNKDSNDPFYQKLELTKVGCSGHSMGGLESEQAAIKDKRVFTAFLNNSGDKNGGVIKNFPKEKTAAVLYGEVGMEKPNAIKDYETATDIKSCLIEMTGGPKNNSEGGYGHGSGSWDGMAATIAWMRWQLGGENERQADFVGTTGKYIDGSIIGKQGKWKTQCKNF; from the coding sequence ATGAAATCAAAGATTTTTAAGGGTGTGATTTTGGCAAGTGCCATTGCCTTTATCAACTGCGGGGACGATTCTGCAACTTCTCCGTTATCGTCTACTGGTGATATTTCTTCATCAAGCATAGAATCTACGGCTGAAAGTTCCAGCTCTGATGACAAGTGCTTGGCATCAAGTTTGCCGAACGCTTGCGGTGATGCGCCGGTCTCTAGTTCTGATATTGCACCGACCTCTAGCTCCGAAATTGCGCCTGCATCGAGTTCCGACGAAGCTCCGGTGAGTTCGGCAGATGCTCCGAGCAGCTCTTCTGATGTGCAGTCTAGCTCAGGCGATGTGGCGTCCAGTTCTTCCGAGGCTCAGTCGAGTTCCAGCGAACAGGTTTCTAGTTCGAGCGAAGCTCCAAAGGGCATTTTCCTTGCGAGCGGTAAGGAAGAAGAAAAGGACCAGCTGAAGGTCGTTTACAAGACAAATACGGGTTGGGATAATAAGGGTATTTTAGCTTATCCGGAACAGCTTTCTAGCGACCAGAAACACGGCGTTGTCGTGTGGGGGCCGGGCGGCGGCACGGAACCGGGCGCTTACGAAGGCATGATCCGCAGACTCGCTTCGCATGGTTTTGTCGTGATTGCCTTGAGCGTTTCGCCGGGCGATGCAACGCAGGCTTCCAAGGCGATTGACTGGCTCGAAAACAAGAACAAGGATTCCAACGACCCGTTCTACCAGAAGCTTGAATTGACGAAGGTCGGTTGCTCTGGGCATTCGATGGGCGGCTTGGAATCGGAGCAGGCAGCCATCAAGGACAAGCGCGTGTTTACCGCATTCCTCAACAATAGCGGTGACAAGAATGGCGGTGTCATCAAGAATTTCCCGAAAGAAAAAACGGCTGCGGTGCTTTATGGTGAAGTTGGCATGGAAAAGCCGAACGCCATCAAGGATTACGAAACGGCAACGGATATCAAGTCTTGCCTGATCGAAATGACGGGCGGTCCGAAGAACAATTCCGAAGGCGGTTACGGCCATGGTTCCGGTTCCTGGGACGGCATGGCGGCAACGATTGCCTGGATGCGCTGGCAGCTCGGTGGCGAAAACGAACGTCAGGCAGATTTTGTGGGTACGACTGGCAAGTATATCGATGGAAGCATCATCGGTAAGCAGGGCAAATGGAAAACCCAATGTAAGAATTTCTAA
- a CDS encoding esterase translates to MKSKLLKTVVLASSLVFLNCGDDVTSAISDFTASLSSSSAGEVQPGTSSDSRWSAGAEISSSDAAQPTSGTTVEAGSSATVPGSSADVGPQAGSSSAAAPGAESSADVAASSSSDDKCLASSLPNACGDAPASSSATAPAVSSSSEKAPAVSSSSSEEKVESSSSEAAKPKGVFLAEGTDETKDQLKVKYIERTGHDGGGILAYPEQLSNDQKHAVVVWGPGGGTEPGAYGGIIRRLASHGFVVIALRESPGNATQAIPALNWLEKKNKDPNDPLYQKLDMTKVGCSGHSMGGLESEQALIKDDRVITAMLNNSGDLGHTAMSQVSTSKTIGIVYGEGGMERPNAEADYNNRGVKAPACLIKMTGGQGNECQQGECGWGHGSGPWGGMAATVAWMRWHLGGEDNRKADFVGSSGKYINGPIVGERGNWKGQCKNF, encoded by the coding sequence ATGAAATCTAAACTCTTAAAAACTGTGGTGTTGGCCAGTTCTTTGGTCTTCCTAAATTGCGGTGACGATGTCACGTCTGCAATTAGCGATTTTACTGCCAGCTTGTCGTCTAGCTCTGCCGGAGAAGTTCAGCCGGGCACGAGTTCTGACTCTCGGTGGTCTGCTGGCGCAGAAATTTCTAGCTCTGATGCCGCTCAGCCGACTTCTGGTACGACTGTTGAAGCTGGCTCCAGTGCAACTGTTCCGGGTTCTAGTGCGGATGTTGGGCCGCAGGCAGGATCCAGCAGCGCAGCTGCTCCGGGCGCAGAATCTTCTGCAGATGTTGCTGCAAGCTCTAGTTCTGATGACAAGTGCTTGGCTTCTAGCTTGCCGAACGCCTGCGGTGACGCTCCGGCATCGAGCTCTGCTACCGCACCGGCTGTAAGTTCTAGTTCTGAAAAGGCTCCTGCTGTAAGCTCCTCCAGTTCTGAAGAAAAGGTCGAATCGAGCTCCAGCGAAGCAGCTAAGCCGAAGGGTGTTTTCCTTGCCGAAGGCACGGACGAGACGAAGGACCAGTTGAAGGTCAAGTACATTGAACGCACCGGTCACGATGGCGGTGGAATCCTTGCTTATCCGGAACAGCTTTCTAACGACCAGAAGCACGCTGTTGTCGTGTGGGGTCCGGGTGGCGGCACGGAACCGGGTGCATACGGTGGTATTATCCGTCGTCTCGCTTCTCACGGCTTTGTCGTGATAGCACTCCGTGAATCTCCGGGTAACGCAACCCAGGCAATTCCTGCCCTCAACTGGCTCGAAAAGAAGAACAAGGATCCGAATGATCCTCTGTACCAGAAGCTTGATATGACGAAGGTCGGTTGCTCCGGTCACTCCATGGGCGGTCTCGAATCTGAACAGGCCCTCATCAAGGACGACCGTGTGATTACCGCCATGCTCAACAATAGTGGTGACCTCGGACATACGGCTATGTCTCAGGTTTCTACAAGCAAGACTATCGGTATTGTTTATGGCGAAGGCGGCATGGAACGCCCGAACGCCGAAGCTGACTATAACAACCGGGGCGTCAAGGCTCCGGCATGCCTCATCAAGATGACGGGCGGTCAGGGCAATGAATGCCAGCAGGGTGAATGCGGCTGGGGCCATGGTTCTGGTCCGTGGGGCGGCATGGCTGCAACGGTTGCATGGATGCGTTGGCACCTCGGTGGCGAAGACAACCGCAAGGCTGATTTCGTTGGCTCTAGTGGCAAGTACATCAATGGCCCGATTGTTGGCGAACGCGGCAATTGGAAGGGCCAGTGCAAGAACTTCTAA
- the folD gene encoding bifunctional methylenetetrahydrofolate dehydrogenase/methenyltetrahydrofolate cyclohydrolase FolD, with the protein MAALILDGKALAKTTEEELSARVAKLKEKTGKTPILATILVGDDPASATYVKMKGNACARVGMESIRVVMDKNTTTEELLGKIQELNENPNVHGILLQHPVPRHIDERAAFEAIDARKDVDGVTCLGFGRMSMGERAYGCATPAGIMRLLKAYNIPLSGKHAVVVGRSAILGKPMAMMLLNANCTVTICHSKTENLPEFVKQADILVGAVGKPEFIKKSWIKPGAVVVDAGYHPGGVGDIEKGLEEVASAYTPVPGGVGPMTINTLIYQSVESGESLIK; encoded by the coding sequence ATGGCAGCACTCATTCTCGATGGCAAGGCTCTTGCCAAGACTACTGAAGAAGAACTCAGCGCCCGCGTGGCAAAGCTCAAGGAAAAGACCGGCAAGACCCCGATTCTTGCAACGATTCTCGTGGGCGACGATCCGGCTAGCGCCACTTACGTCAAGATGAAGGGCAATGCCTGCGCTCGCGTGGGCATGGAAAGCATCCGCGTGGTGATGGACAAGAACACCACGACCGAAGAACTCCTGGGCAAGATTCAGGAACTCAACGAGAACCCAAACGTGCACGGCATCCTTTTGCAGCACCCGGTTCCGCGCCACATCGACGAACGTGCCGCCTTCGAAGCCATCGACGCCCGCAAGGACGTGGACGGTGTAACCTGCCTCGGCTTTGGCCGCATGTCCATGGGCGAGCGTGCTTACGGCTGCGCAACGCCGGCCGGCATCATGCGTCTCCTCAAGGCTTACAACATTCCGCTTTCTGGCAAGCACGCCGTGGTCGTTGGCCGCAGCGCCATCCTCGGAAAGCCGATGGCCATGATGCTCCTCAACGCGAACTGCACCGTGACCATTTGCCACAGCAAGACCGAAAACCTTCCGGAATTTGTGAAGCAAGCTGACATTTTGGTCGGCGCCGTCGGCAAGCCGGAATTCATCAAGAAGTCCTGGATCAAGCCGGGTGCAGTCGTCGTGGACGCTGGTTACCATCCGGGTGGCGTGGGCGATATCGAAAAGGGTCTCGAAGAAGTCGCCTCCGCATACACTCCGGTTCCGGGCGGTGTAGGCCCGATGACCATCAACACCCTCATCTACCAGAGCGTGGAATCCGGCGAATCGTTGATTAAGTAA
- a CDS encoding histidine phosphatase family protein produces the protein MTNDFVQISDFFAQVDWNSKIYLLLRHAERNHITPDDKDFGAHVGLTDCGRRQAVALGKVIPAIGDAVYFSSPVGRCVETAKCIGEGRKLAGFGVCSGASVNVTPLNELGDFFVRDVPAYEQTLREGFYEGICEWLDSGEHDAFFPLHERAEQMREMMFAKGDSRFNIFVTHDAWIVPCLSHFCNLKFQPKCWMNFLTGLAFERPEKGNVKVTPITAMETGWLHF, from the coding sequence ATGACTAACGACTTCGTACAAATTTCAGATTTTTTTGCCCAGGTTGACTGGAACTCTAAAATTTATCTGCTGTTGCGCCATGCTGAACGCAACCACATCACGCCCGACGACAAGGACTTTGGTGCGCATGTGGGGCTTACGGATTGTGGGCGTCGCCAGGCGGTAGCGCTTGGGAAAGTGATTCCTGCGATTGGCGATGCGGTGTACTTTTCGAGCCCGGTCGGGCGTTGCGTGGAAACGGCGAAGTGCATTGGTGAAGGTCGCAAGCTTGCGGGCTTTGGAGTTTGCTCAGGTGCCTCGGTGAATGTCACGCCGCTGAATGAACTTGGCGATTTCTTTGTCCGTGATGTGCCTGCATATGAGCAGACTTTGCGAGAAGGTTTTTACGAAGGTATCTGCGAGTGGCTTGATTCCGGCGAGCACGATGCTTTTTTCCCATTGCATGAACGCGCCGAACAGATGCGCGAGATGATGTTTGCAAAAGGCGATTCCCGCTTTAACATCTTCGTGACACATGATGCCTGGATTGTACCGTGCCTCTCGCACTTTTGTAATTTGAAGTTCCAGCCGAAATGCTGGATGAACTTCTTGACGGGCCTTGCATTTGAACGCCCTGAAAAAGGTAACGTGAAAGTCACACCCATCACAGCCATGGAAACGGGCTGGCTTCATTTTTAA
- a CDS encoding phosphatase PAP2 family protein gives MFRKISDFDNRVSVYWTNRHFSAKTTKFLKFYVRLGDGYIWALFIAFLIWRTSWDSFLPILWQALVSLAMSLLIYEGVKLSTKRPRPFAANPQIKAEVPPLDKYSFPSGHTMNNLAVASTVFYCVPQYGWIMMLLPLTWGLLRVYFGVHWFSDIICGFLLGILSFVLGHALWIPISAAIGA, from the coding sequence ATGTTTCGTAAGATTTCTGATTTTGACAATCGCGTGTCAGTTTATTGGACGAACCGGCATTTTTCTGCGAAGACGACGAAGTTCCTCAAGTTTTACGTGCGCCTTGGTGATGGCTATATCTGGGCTCTGTTCATAGCATTTTTGATTTGGAGAACGAGCTGGGATAGTTTTTTGCCGATTCTGTGGCAGGCTCTTGTTTCGCTTGCGATGAGCCTTCTCATTTACGAGGGCGTCAAGCTCAGCACTAAGCGTCCGCGCCCGTTTGCCGCCAACCCGCAAATCAAGGCGGAGGTCCCGCCGCTTGACAAATACAGCTTCCCGTCGGGCCATACGATGAACAACTTGGCGGTGGCAAGCACGGTGTTCTATTGCGTGCCGCAGTATGGATGGATCATGATGCTGTTGCCGCTCACGTGGGGACTTTTGCGCGTGTACTTTGGTGTGCACTGGTTCTCGGATATTATCTGCGGATTCTTGCTTGGTATCTTGAGCTTTGTGCTCGGACACGCTTTGTGGATTCCGATTTCTGCAGCTATTGGCGCTTGA
- the argA gene encoding amino-acid N-acetyltransferase has protein sequence MNNAASDFYSQHFEVAGFIREVFGYMDRFKGQLFVLKIDDSLMDHPMFPVLMRDIALLHKAGIRIIIVPGTRNSIDAQLKAWDLETEFHNGVRLTNEEALPLVEQASLGVAQRIMSHLTASGLSGIQGNWILARSMGVINGVDYMRTGRIERIQRDLLEQLMNEKFVPIIPPIGWNKIGHAYNISSTELATELCKYLKVGKLFFIGSQSGIKLEGLVTGKNTKYLEPTDNGLISAMDVDQAKELLELNSDVLDFAQMDYLMNAINACEAGANRVHLLSGEFQGSVLQEVFSARGDGTMVYANQYSCIRPATIEDIPDILRIMQDYIAKGYLVPRTQDSISEKLADYVVYSIDNSIHGCGALHAFENGMAEVAGIAVGANYRKSGIGDAIVRHLISLGRMKGYKTLFLLTTQALDWFYQLGFVDGTVDELPPSKREHYNQKRKSRILMLPLDK, from the coding sequence ATGAATAACGCAGCGTCCGATTTTTATTCTCAGCACTTCGAAGTAGCCGGTTTCATCCGTGAAGTGTTTGGCTATATGGATAGGTTTAAAGGTCAGCTTTTCGTTCTGAAAATTGACGATAGCCTGATGGACCATCCGATGTTCCCCGTGCTGATGCGCGATATCGCTTTGTTGCATAAGGCGGGTATCCGAATCATTATCGTGCCGGGTACGCGAAATAGCATCGATGCTCAGCTCAAGGCGTGGGACCTTGAGACAGAATTCCATAACGGCGTGAGACTCACGAACGAAGAGGCGCTTCCGCTTGTGGAACAGGCGTCCTTGGGTGTTGCGCAACGCATCATGAGCCACCTCACGGCGAGCGGTCTCAGTGGCATTCAAGGCAACTGGATCTTGGCGCGCAGCATGGGCGTGATTAACGGTGTCGACTACATGCGCACCGGTCGCATTGAACGCATCCAGCGCGACCTCTTGGAACAGCTCATGAACGAGAAGTTTGTGCCGATTATCCCGCCGATTGGCTGGAACAAGATTGGACATGCCTACAATATTTCTAGTACAGAACTTGCTACCGAACTTTGCAAATACTTGAAGGTTGGGAAGCTGTTCTTCATCGGTAGCCAAAGCGGCATCAAGCTCGAAGGTCTCGTGACGGGCAAGAACACGAAGTATCTTGAACCGACGGACAACGGGCTTATTTCTGCAATGGACGTGGACCAGGCGAAGGAACTTCTGGAACTCAATTCCGATGTGCTCGACTTTGCACAAATGGATTACCTGATGAATGCCATCAACGCTTGCGAAGCGGGTGCGAACCGTGTGCATTTGTTGAGCGGTGAATTTCAGGGCAGCGTGTTGCAGGAAGTGTTCTCTGCTCGCGGTGACGGAACCATGGTGTATGCAAACCAGTACTCCTGTATCCGCCCGGCGACTATCGAAGACATTCCGGATATCTTGCGCATTATGCAAGACTATATTGCGAAGGGTTACCTGGTGCCGCGTACGCAGGACTCCATTTCTGAAAAGCTTGCTGATTACGTGGTGTACAGCATCGATAACAGCATCCACGGTTGCGGTGCTCTCCATGCGTTTGAAAATGGCATGGCTGAAGTTGCTGGCATTGCTGTCGGTGCGAACTACCGCAAATCGGGTATTGGCGATGCGATTGTACGCCACTTGATTTCGCTTGGTCGTATGAAGGGCTATAAGACTTTGTTCTTGCTTACAACGCAGGCGCTCGATTGGTTCTATCAGCTTGGGTTTGTCGATGGCACTGTTGATGAGTTGCCGCCATCCAAGCGTGAACACTACAATCAAAAACGCAAGTCTAGAATTTTGATGCTCCCGCTTGACAAGTAA
- a CDS encoding nitroreductase, which yields MNTLEAIKTRRSTRKFKAQPVEIEKLKLIAEAGQFGPTGGNAQGNRFFVISDAAVIAKLKELVQSAFAAMELREDLYKSLKNSITLSRKGNYSFCYTAPVLIVVANKKEYGNNMADVACAVENMMLAANELNLGSCYINQLKWLNEDPTLLEYLRGLGLKEDERVYASVAIGYADTESGLPNRAETPRTGNEVVFV from the coding sequence ATGAATACACTTGAAGCCATAAAGACCCGTCGCAGCACGCGCAAGTTCAAGGCGCAACCTGTTGAAATCGAAAAGTTAAAACTGATTGCCGAAGCGGGACAATTCGGACCGACCGGCGGTAACGCGCAAGGTAATCGCTTTTTCGTGATTTCGGATGCGGCGGTGATTGCAAAGCTCAAGGAACTCGTGCAGTCCGCATTTGCAGCGATGGAACTTCGCGAAGACCTTTACAAGAGCCTCAAGAATTCTATCACGCTTTCGCGCAAGGGCAATTATTCTTTCTGCTATACTGCGCCTGTGCTTATCGTCGTTGCGAATAAAAAAGAATATGGCAACAACATGGCGGATGTCGCCTGCGCTGTCGAAAACATGATGCTTGCCGCGAATGAACTCAACCTTGGCAGTTGCTACATCAATCAGCTCAAGTGGCTGAATGAAGACCCGACGCTTTTGGAATACCTGCGCGGTCTTGGTCTTAAGGAAGATGAACGCGTTTACGCTTCTGTGGCGATTGGCTATGCCGATACGGAATCAGGACTCCCGAACCGCGCGGAAACTCCTCGCACAGGCAACGAAGTCGTTTTCGTGTAA